In Pongo abelii isolate AG06213 chromosome 15, NHGRI_mPonAbe1-v2.0_pri, whole genome shotgun sequence, a single window of DNA contains:
- the RPS6KA5 gene encoding ribosomal protein S6 kinase alpha-5 isoform X5: MRRILKSEPPYPQEMSALAKDLIQHLLMKDPKKRLGCGPRDADEIKEHLFFQKINWDDLAAKKVPAPFKPVIRDELDVSNFAEEFTEMDPTYSPAALPQSSEKLFQGYSFVAPSILFKRNAAVIDPLQFHMEVERPGVTNVARSAMMKDSPFYQHYDLDLKDKPLGEGSFSICRKCVHKKSNQAFAVKIISKRMEANTQKEITALKLCEGHPNIVKLHEVFHDQLHTFLVMELLNGGELFERIKKKKHFSETEASYIMRKLVSAVSHMHDVGVVHRDLKPENLLFTDENDNLEIKIIDFGFARLKPPDNQPLKTPCFTLHYAAPELLNQNGYDESCDLWSLGVILYTMLSGQVPFQSHDRSLTCTSAVEIMKKIKKGDFSFEGEAWKNVSQEAKDLIQGLLTVDPNKRLKMSGLRYNEWLQDGSQLSSNPLMTPDILGSSGAAVHTCVKATFHAFNKYKREGFCLQNVDKAPLAKRRKMKKTSTSTETRSSSSESSHSSSSHSHGKTTPTKTLQPSNPADSNNPETLFQFSDSVA; this comes from the exons aaaataaattgggATGATTTAGCCGCCAAAAAAGTGCCTGCACCATTTAAGCCAGTCATTCGAGATGAATTAGATGTGAGTAACTTTGCAGAAGAGTTCACAGAAATGGATCCCACTTATTCTCCCGCAGCCCTGCCCCAGAGCTCTGAGAAGCTGTTTCAG ggCTATTCCTTTGTTGCTCCTTCCATCCTGTTCAAGCGTAATGCAGCTGTCATAGACCCTCTTCAGTTTCACATGGAAGTTGAACGTCCTGGAGTGACAAATGTTGCCAGGAGTGCAATGATGAAG GACTCTCCATTCTATCAACACTATGACCTAGATTTGAAGGACAAACCCCTGGGAGAAGGTAGTTTTTCCATTTGTCGAAAGTGCGTGCATAAAAAAAGTAACCAAGCTTTTGCAGTCAAAATAATCAGCAAAAG GATGGAAGCCAATACTCAGAAGGAAATAACAGCTCTAAAACTCTGTGAAGGACACCCCAATATTGTGAAGTTGCATGAAGTTTTTCATGATCAG cttCACACATTTCTAGTGATGGAACTTCTGAATggaggagaactgtttgaacgcATTAAGAAAAAGAAGCACTTCAGTGAGACGGAAGCCAGCTACATCATGAGGAAGCTTGTTTCAGCTGTAAGCCACATGCATGATGTTGGAGTGGTGCACAGGGATCTGAAACCTGAG AATTTATTGTTCACCGATGAAAATGacaatttggaaattaaaataattgattttggATTTGCACGGCTAAAGCCACCGGATAATCAGCCCCTGAAGACTCCATGCTTCACCCTTCATTATGCGGCCCCAGAGCTCTTGAATCAGAATGGCTACGATGAGTCCTGTGACCTGTGGAGCTTGGGCGTCATTTTG TACACAATGTTGTCAGGACAGGTTCCCTTCCAATCTCATGACCGAAGTTTGACGTGTACCAGCGCAGTGGAaatcatgaagaaaattaaaaagggagATTTCTCCTTTGAAGGAGAAGCCTGGAAGAATGTATCCCAAGAGGCTAAAGATTTGATCCAAG GACTTCTCACAGTAGATCCAAACAAAAGGCTTAAAATGTCTGGCTTGAGGTACAATGAATGGCTTCAAGATGGCAGTCAGCTGTCCTCCAATCCTCTGATGACTCCGGATATTCTAGGATCTTCCGGAGCTGCCGTGCATACCTGTGTGAAAGCAACCTTCCAC GCCTTTAACAAATACAAGAGAGAGGGGTTTTGCCTTCAGAATGTCGATAAGGCCCCTTTggctaagagaagaaaaatgaaaaagactagCACCAGTACCGAGACGCGCAGCAGTTCCAGTGAGAGTTCCCATTCTTCTTCCTCTCATTCTCACGGTAAAACTACACCCACCAAGACACTGCAGCCCAGCAATCCTGCCGACAGCAATAACCCGGAGACCCTCTTCCAGTTCTCGGACTCAGTAGCTTAG